CCACATGGTTGTCGATTTTAATTCGGGATATCCGCTAAGTGATTTGCTTAAACTGTCGCTTGCCGTTAAGAATCTTTTCAACACCGAGCATATGGGCCGTCCGGGCGACATTATGCCTCAAAGGAACTTCAGCCTGAGGTTATCGGGCACATTTTAAAGGTATTTTTATTTATCTTTGCACTTGCAAATAAAAGTTGAATATTCTATACAACACAATAACTATGAAGAGTCTTACTATCAAGAAAAAGGAGAAGAAGACGGAACAGGCGCAGTGCTGTGCCAAAAAATCCAGGATCGTTGCCGGCTGTCACGACTGACATCTGGTATCAGCATGCTTTTTACCAATACAGAATAAATTTTCTGCATCCGGATGATGGAACTTTCCAGGTTCAACATTATTTCAGCCATAAATGATTCGGATGAGTTTTTTGTGCTGAACCCTCTTTATGGCAGTGCTGATATTCTAAGCAGGCTGGAGCATGATCTGTTGGTACGGGCTGAGGACCCCTCCGGCGTGTTTGCCGGCCGCGGGTATCTTGTTGACAGGAAAACAGAGAAAACACTTTTCACAGAGGCCTATCTCAAATTTCTGGATGACCGTGAGACCGATGAGATACAGCTCTTTTTCGTCCCGGCCTACACCTGCAATTTTGACTGCTCCTATTGCTACCAGATTGGTTATGATTCCCCTTCCGGGGAAGATTACAGGAAGGTTATTGATGCGTTCTTCAGGTATTCAGACTCTGAGTTTGCCGGCAGAAGGAAGTACATCACCCTTTTCGGCGGGGAACCACTGCTCCCGGGAAAAAGGCACCGTGAAACGATTGAATATTTTATCGACCGGTCAACGGAACGCGGAACCGATATTGCTGTCGTGACCAACGGTTTTCATGTTGACGAATACCTCAATGTCTTCAGAAGAGCACAGATTCGCGAGATACAGGTTACACTTGACGGCACGCGCGAGGTGCATGACAGCAGGAGGCGCCTCAGGAACGGTGAAGGGACGTTTGACCGTATTGTCCGCAACGTCGACATGCTGCTGGAAAACAATATCCCGGTGAACCTGAGGATGGTGGTTGACAGGGAGAATATAGGCAACCTGCCTGACCTGGCGCGGTTTGCCATTAACAGGGGGTGGACCTCATCGGGCATTTTCAGCACTCAGCTCGGCAGGAACTATGAGCTGCATGAATGCCAGCTGAAAAGGAACCGTCTGTTCTCCCGCATAGACCTGCATTCAGAGTTGTACCGGATCATCAGGGATCACCCTCATGTTCTTGATTTTCACCGTCCGGCGTTTTCGGTATCCAGGGCCCTGCATGAAAACGGCAAACTGCCGGCTCCCCTTTTTGATGCCTGTCCCGGCACCAAAACCGAGTGGGCGTTTGACTATACCGGGAAGATTTATGCCTGCACCGCCACGGTCGGAAAGCCCGGCGAGGAGCTTGGCAGCTTCTTCCCCGAAAGGGTAATAGATATGGAAAAGGTTGAGGAGTGGTCAGAAAGAGATATCCTTTCGGTGGAAAAGTGCCGGGAGTGTGAGGCGGCACTGATATGCGGAGGAGGATGCGCTGCTGTGGCAAAAAATAAGGGGGGCAGCCTGCACGGACCTGATTGCAGGCCGGTGAAAGAGCTCCTGGAGTTAGGTATTTCTGCCTATTTTGACAAGGCAGGCTCATGAGCATGAAGTGAAACATAAATTAAAATATATTGAAATGCGAGAGATCAATGCAAATGAGTTCAAAGAGGTAACCGGCCAGGGCGGTGCGGTGCTTGTCGACTTCTATTCAACCGAGTGCCCCCCGTGTGATGCCCTGTTCCCGAAGCTGGAAAGCCTGGAAGAGCTGTTTGATGGCGAGATAACCTTTGTAAAGATATTCAGGCAGGGCAACAGGGATCTGGCCGAAAACCTGGGAGTAAAGTCATCTCCCACATTGCTGTTCTACAACGGTGGCAGGGAAGTGTGCCAAAGGCTTGCCGGCGGGATCAAACGCTCCGATATTATACGTGAGATCGGGCATGTCATCGGCCGTGACAAGGTTGATAAAATAATGTCTGCCGTCGAGCCGGTTGTAACCCATACAGACGTGGCCATCCTGGGTGCCGGTCCCGGAGGCCTGACGGCGGGACTGTACCTGTGCCAGGCCAAGATTGACACGACACTTATTGATGTCGCCCTACCGGGCGGATACGTCGCCACAACGCACATGATATCCAACTATCCCGGTTTCATTGAGCCCCAGCCGGGCTACATGCTTTCGCATAATATGTCGGAACAGACAAAGAGATGCGGTACAGTTTACAAAGTCGCCGTGGATGTAACCCGTGTTGATCTGGAGAAGAAAGAGATAGTGATAGATGAATATGAGACAGTCAGGGCCAGGAAGATAATCATAGCCACCGGTACAACCCCCAGGAAGCTTAACATTCCCGGTGAACAGGAGTATATGGGCAAGGGGATCTCCTATTGCGCTACGTGTGATGCAAAATACTTTAATGACAAGGAGGTGGTGGTCATAGGGGGCGGAAATTCGGCCATTGAGGAATCTGCATTCATCTCGAAATTTGCCTCAAAGATCACAATAGTGCATCAGTTTGACCACCTGCAGGCCAACAAGTCGGCCCAGGAGAAGGCCTTTGCCGACAGCAGGATATCGTTTATGTTCGAGCATGAACCGCGCGCCTTCAGGCGCAAGGGTGATAAGATGGAGGTCGAGGTAGAGGATCTGAAGACAGGCAAAAGAGAGACACTGGTGACTGACGGTATCTTTGTGTTTATCGGACTTGTTCCCAATCTTTCACTGTTCGGCGACAAGCTGGAAACCGACCAGTGGGGTTATGTGAAGGTGAACGATGATATGCAGACAAATATTGAGGGTGTCTACTCGGTGGGCGATGTCAACAGCAAAAAGTACAGGCAGATTACCACGGCGGTTGCCGACGGCACCATTGCGGCAATTGCCATCACCAGGGAGCTGGAGTAGAAAACGGAGCTTACTGTTCAGGCATCATCCCCTTGAGGATGCTTATCATCCTTCCCAGTCCCCGACGGGGGCCGGCCTCTTTTACGGGTGAGAGTCCCAGAAGCTTTACCCTTGCCTCGTTTATCACAGCAAGGTCACTGCAATCACCTCCGTGAATCCTGCAATAAATCAGCACTGCAATAGCTGACTTGAGGGTTTCCGATCTGACCCTAATGGTGTCTGGAGACCAGCGGCCCGGGTGAACGTGTATGTACCGGCCCTTTTCTTTTCCCGGCAACAGTATCCAGACTGAACCGTCGCTGAGCGATAATTCCCGGTAGCGGCCGGAAGCCTCTCCCAGCCAGCCCAGGTAGGCCCGTTCACTGGCTGTCAGTTCTTCTCCCAGAAGATTTTTGATTTCGCCGGTTACCTGCGCCGGAGAGAGACCTCCTGTATAGAGATCCATCTGCGATTTGCCGAGGACAAGCAGTTGTTTTTCCAGTCCGGTTGGATCGCCTTTGTAACAGGTTATGAAATCCGATATATATCCTGCATGATGCTTCAGGCAATTGAGCATGAAAGGTTCAGGTACATAACCGATGGAGCTCTCAGTTTCCTTCATTAATGTTTTAGACCGCTGAGGACTTCCCTGGTCCACTCCATGTATTCGGGCCTGTCCAGCAGTTGACCGGCGCTGAACACCCTGAGGCCGGCGAGTTTGCCCTCGTTTACCAGATCGACATAGTGACCGAGTACTCTTTTGAACTCTTCTTCAGTGAGCCATCTGCCACCGTCCATGCCCGATCTCAGGTAGAGGCCGGCAATCACGGCCCTGTCGGGATGATGTGCTATCGCATTTGCAATATGCTCTTCGGCCCTGCCCA
This genomic interval from Marinilabiliales bacterium contains the following:
- a CDS encoding radical SAM protein — protein: MMELSRFNIISAINDSDEFFVLNPLYGSADILSRLEHDLLVRAEDPSGVFAGRGYLVDRKTEKTLFTEAYLKFLDDRETDEIQLFFVPAYTCNFDCSYCYQIGYDSPSGEDYRKVIDAFFRYSDSEFAGRRKYITLFGGEPLLPGKRHRETIEYFIDRSTERGTDIAVVTNGFHVDEYLNVFRRAQIREIQVTLDGTREVHDSRRRLRNGEGTFDRIVRNVDMLLENNIPVNLRMVVDRENIGNLPDLARFAINRGWTSSGIFSTQLGRNYELHECQLKRNRLFSRIDLHSELYRIIRDHPHVLDFHRPAFSVSRALHENGKLPAPLFDACPGTKTEWAFDYTGKIYACTATVGKPGEELGSFFPERVIDMEKVEEWSERDILSVEKCRECEAALICGGGCAAVAKNKGGSLHGPDCRPVKELLELGISAYFDKAGS
- a CDS encoding thioredoxin-disulfide reductase, with the translated sequence MTRQAHEHEVKHKLKYIEMREINANEFKEVTGQGGAVLVDFYSTECPPCDALFPKLESLEELFDGEITFVKIFRQGNRDLAENLGVKSSPTLLFYNGGREVCQRLAGGIKRSDIIREIGHVIGRDKVDKIMSAVEPVVTHTDVAILGAGPGGLTAGLYLCQAKIDTTLIDVALPGGYVATTHMISNYPGFIEPQPGYMLSHNMSEQTKRCGTVYKVAVDVTRVDLEKKEIVIDEYETVRARKIIIATGTTPRKLNIPGEQEYMGKGISYCATCDAKYFNDKEVVVIGGGNSAIEESAFISKFASKITIVHQFDHLQANKSAQEKAFADSRISFMFEHEPRAFRRKGDKMEVEVEDLKTGKRETLVTDGIFVFIGLVPNLSLFGDKLETDQWGYVKVNDDMQTNIEGVYSVGDVNSKKYRQITTAVADGTIAAIAITRELE